The following coding sequences lie in one Lolium perenne isolate Kyuss_39 chromosome 2, Kyuss_2.0, whole genome shotgun sequence genomic window:
- the LOC127329322 gene encoding putative non-inhibitory serpin-10 — MHFKATWARRFDPSDTVRSQFNRLDGTSLRVPFLSDPGMQYAESFDDLGFKVLQCFYKMVGRDGKLDPKAPFFSMLIFLPHRRDGISDLLRLAVSEPDFVMRCAPRREQRVSPCKIPKFKFSARLNAMDALRGLGVAAPFDPLAADLSGTVSNMPPNGLYVSSVWQKCAVEVDEEGTTAAGAMYTWSSPTYSPPSTPPPPPMSFVADHPFLFAIVEYGKGQVLFLGHVMDPSKET; from the coding sequence ATGCACTTCAAGGCGACTTGGGCCCGGAGGTTCGACCCGTCGGACACCGTCCGCAGCCAATTCAACCGTCTCGACGGCACCTCCTTGCGAGTGCCCTTCCTTTCCGACCCTGGAATGCAGTACGCCGAGAGTTTCGACGACCTCGGCTTCAAGGTGCTCCAGTGCTTCTACAAGATGGTCGGCCGCGACGGCAAGCTCGACCCCAAGGCGCCCTTCTTCTCCATGCTCATCTTCCTCCCGCACAGGCGCGACGGCATCAGCGACCTCCTGCGGCTTGCCGTCTCCGAGCCGGACTTTGTCATGCGCTGCGCTCCCCGGCGCGAGCAGCGGGTCAGCCCGTGCAAAATCCCCAAGTTCAAGTTCTCCGCTCGGCTCAACGCCATGGACGCGCTGCGAGGCCTCGGGGTCGCCGCCCCGTTCGACCCGCTCGCCGCGGACCTGTCTGGGACGGTGTCCAACATGCCCCCCAATGGGCTCTACGTGTCGTCTGTGTGGCAGAAGTGCGCCGTGGAGGTGGATGAGGAGGGCACCACGGCGGCAGGAGCGATGTACACGTGGTCGAGCCCAACCTACAGCCCGCcgagcacgccgccgccgccgcccatgagCTTCGTCGCGGACCACCCGTTCCTCTTCGCCATCGTCGAGTATGGCAAGGGCCAAGTCTTGTTCCTCGGCCACGTCATGGACCCTTCAAAAGAGACATGA
- the LOC127330597 gene encoding heavy metal-associated isoprenylated plant protein 39 yields the protein MAPQKVVLKVSSMSDERVKQKAMETVADIYGIDSIAADLKDQKMTVIGDMDTVTIAKRLRKFGRIDILSVGPAKEEKKDDKKGDKK from the exons ATGGCGCCGCAG AAGGTGGTCCTGAAGGTTTCTTCTATGAGCGACGAGAGAGTGAAGCAGAAAGCAATGGAAACTGTTGCAGATATCTATG GTATTGACTCGATAGCCGCCGATCTCAAAGATCAGAAGATGACGGTGATAGGTGATATGGACACCGTCACGATCGCCAAGAGGTTAAGGAAGTTCGGGCGGATCGATATCCTCTCTGTTGGGCCggccaaagaagagaagaaggatgacaagaAAGGGGACAAGAAGTGA
- the LOC139835791 gene encoding putative non-inhibitory serpin-10, which produces MDQCLQVALVAGADAIAEQSNFIFSPLSLRAALALLAAGTKGETLRELLAFLGSQELHLLNATSAGRIAEMRSWPQLSFAAGIFADRSLSLRPEFVSTASSAHGALARSLDFQNQVVQYYEINNKSLRKHDEPTNNSKYFAR; this is translated from the coding sequence ATGGACCAATGCTTACAGGTCGCTTTGGTCGCCGGCGCAGACGCCATCGCCGAGCAGTCCAATTTCATCTTCTCGCCCCTTTCCCTGCGGGCCGCGCTCGCTCTGCTCGCCGCCGGCACGAAGGGTGAGACGCTGCGGGAGCTGCTGGCCTTCTTGGGCTCCCAGGAACTCCACCTCCTCAACGCGACCAGTGCCGGTCGAATCGCCGAGATGCGCTCTTGGCCGCAACTCTCTTTCGCCGCCGGCATCTTCGCGGACAGATCGCTGTCGCTCAGGCCGGAGTTCGTGTCCACCGCTTCCTCCGCTCACGGGGCCTTGGCAAGATCCTTGGACTTTCAGAATCAGGTTGTACAATACTACGAAATTAACAATAAATCTTTACGTAAACATGATGAACCAACCAATAACAGTAAATACTTTGCACGATAA